A window of the Methyloprofundus sp. genome harbors these coding sequences:
- a CDS encoding hypothetical protein (PrsT): protein MKIKKIALITSIIFSSNLAVAAISEVPSDLQSTTEFTSPLSEGADDFIEPEFSTSGQAGLIEGTYNNIFKLLKTGQLEEAAKQIQVFKTQNPTEPDAYNLQALLKSIQKSYTSSIQDYQHALKLDSKNLRATLGLTAVYLQTEQLTKAKEYANASISIDDKAIAAYFFLAEIAAKQGRNQDIESLLLTAQGKTHGHIKYELMTANKLSEFYVDHKQPEKSLKLAQDIAKRYPYHSSALAFLAKTQILNHQTSNAISTLEDLVSNDNNDSFHRLLLAGLLAKYPGNDQKILQLMQEASVISPNNSEIQIKKTVYLTRQKKLSAALDSAKTVRQLTPNSGKAELLEGDIYLAEKKFDLALAAYQTSYNHSANTYTLNLITQILVAQKKPQSAINFLEQQYKNPPQSLKTENPNNVVVINNLAWLYHLQNDPRSVSLAAEAYKVAPQSAAVADSYGVILVAHDSISKGIKVLKKASKLAPSNYDVSYHLANAYVLNGQHKQAIAILKPIVNSNQNFAEKAAATSLLNKLK, encoded by the coding sequence ATGAAAATCAAAAAAATAGCACTTATAACCAGCATTATTTTTTCTAGTAACTTGGCCGTTGCTGCAATTTCTGAAGTGCCAAGCGACCTACAAAGTACAACGGAGTTTACTTCCCCTCTATCAGAAGGAGCAGATGACTTCATTGAACCTGAATTCTCTACATCTGGCCAAGCAGGATTAATAGAAGGAACATACAACAATATTTTCAAACTATTAAAAACTGGACAACTTGAAGAAGCGGCTAAGCAAATTCAAGTATTTAAGACGCAAAACCCTACTGAGCCCGATGCTTATAATCTACAAGCACTACTGAAATCAATACAAAAATCATACACATCTTCCATACAAGACTACCAGCATGCACTTAAACTAGACTCCAAAAATTTAAGAGCAACTCTAGGCCTAACGGCTGTTTATTTACAAACCGAGCAACTAACAAAAGCAAAAGAATATGCAAACGCCTCAATATCCATTGATGACAAAGCGATTGCTGCTTATTTTTTCTTAGCTGAAATAGCCGCAAAACAAGGACGCAATCAAGATATAGAGAGCTTACTTTTAACGGCTCAAGGAAAAACTCATGGACATATAAAATATGAGCTAATGACAGCCAATAAACTGTCAGAGTTTTACGTAGATCACAAGCAACCTGAAAAATCACTGAAATTAGCACAAGACATTGCCAAGCGCTACCCATATCACAGTTCCGCACTTGCCTTTCTGGCAAAAACTCAAATACTAAACCACCAAACAAGTAATGCAATCAGCACACTAGAAGATTTAGTAAGTAACGATAACAATGACAGCTTTCACCGGCTATTACTTGCTGGGCTATTAGCCAAATACCCTGGCAATGACCAGAAAATACTACAGCTAATGCAGGAGGCTAGCGTCATATCCCCCAATAATTCTGAAATTCAAATAAAAAAAACCGTTTACCTAACACGTCAAAAAAAGCTATCAGCAGCACTTGATTCAGCTAAGACAGTTAGACAATTAACACCCAATAGCGGCAAAGCTGAATTATTAGAAGGTGATATTTATTTAGCGGAGAAGAAATTTGACTTGGCACTGGCAGCTTATCAAACTAGTTACAATCATAGTGCCAATACCTATACTCTAAATTTAATTACTCAGATTTTAGTTGCTCAGAAAAAACCTCAGAGCGCCATTAACTTCCTTGAACAACAATACAAAAATCCTCCGCAAAGCCTAAAAACCGAGAACCCCAACAATGTTGTAGTGATAAACAATTTAGCTTGGTTATATCACTTACAAAATGATCCTAGGTCTGTAAGCTTGGCTGCTGAAGCCTACAAAGTAGCACCACAATCAGCTGCTGTCGCTGATTCATACGGAGTCATTTTAGTTGCACATGATTCAATATCTAAAGGCATCAAAGTACTTAAAAAGGCCAGCAAATTAGCCCCAAGCAACTACGATGTTAGTTACCATTTAGCAAATGCCTACGTATTAAATGGACAACATAAACAGGCAATTGCAATATTGAAGCCTATCGTTAACTCAAATCAAAATTTTGCAGAAAAAGCAGCGGCCACTAGCTTGCTAAATAAACTTAAATAA
- a CDS encoding hydrogenase nickel incorporation protein HypB — translation MCTVCGCGEGETTIEHGHNHHGDHEHTHDYGQGAAHAHAPGLSQARMVQIEQDILGKNNQYAAANRDYFKQHEILALNLVSSPGSGKTTLLTETIALLQDSLVISVIEGDQQTTHDAERIRATGVKALQINTGKGCHLDAHQVGHALENLKPEANSLLFIENVGNLVCPAGFDLGEAHKVVILSVTEGEDKPLKYPDMFYAADLMILNKVDLLPYVDFDVDLCLQYARQVNPRIKIIRLSAKTGVGMRSWEQWLKASRSLQLVGCD, via the coding sequence ATGTGTACGGTATGTGGCTGTGGTGAAGGCGAAACTACAATAGAGCATGGGCATAATCATCATGGTGACCATGAACATACGCATGATTATGGGCAAGGTGCAGCACATGCGCATGCGCCAGGGTTAAGTCAGGCGCGAATGGTGCAGATTGAGCAGGATATTTTAGGTAAAAATAATCAATATGCAGCCGCTAATCGTGATTATTTTAAGCAGCATGAAATTTTGGCTTTAAATTTGGTTTCTAGTCCTGGGTCTGGAAAAACCACATTATTAACTGAAACGATTGCATTGCTGCAAGATTCGTTAGTAATAAGCGTGATTGAAGGTGATCAGCAAACAACTCATGATGCGGAGCGTATTAGAGCGACAGGCGTAAAGGCGTTACAAATTAATACGGGTAAGGGCTGTCATTTAGATGCTCACCAAGTTGGGCATGCGCTTGAAAACCTTAAGCCAGAAGCAAATAGCCTTTTGTTTATCGAAAATGTAGGTAATTTAGTGTGTCCTGCAGGTTTTGATTTGGGTGAGGCGCATAAGGTTGTTATCTTGTCGGTAACTGAGGGTGAGGATAAGCCTTTAAAGTACCCTGATATGTTTTATGCTGCTGATTTGATGATTTTAAATAAGGTTGATTTATTACCTTATGTCGATTTTGATGTTGATCTCTGTTTACAATATGCTAGGCAGGTCAATCCACGTATTAAAATAATACGGTTATCTGCAAAGACGGGTGTAGGGATGAGGAGTTGGGAGCAGTGGCTCAAAGCTAGCAGGTCGTTGCAGTTGGTTGGGTGTGATTAA
- a CDS encoding hydrogenase nickel incorporation protein HypA/HybF has translation MHEMSLCESILDILEQQAGLQQYQLVKVVWLEIGALSCVEPAAMRFCFDVVMEGSLASKARLEIINIEGRAWCAQCAKDVVIEQRYDACPVCENYQLQINNGEQMRIKELEVE, from the coding sequence ATGCATGAAATGTCGTTGTGTGAAAGCATCTTAGATATATTGGAGCAGCAGGCAGGCCTGCAACAATATCAGCTGGTAAAAGTGGTGTGGTTAGAAATTGGTGCTTTGTCATGTGTGGAGCCGGCAGCGATGCGTTTTTGTTTTGATGTTGTGATGGAAGGTTCGTTGGCAAGCAAGGCGCGGTTGGAAATTATTAACATAGAAGGTCGTGCATGGTGCGCGCAATGTGCTAAGGATGTGGTTATTGAGCAGCGTTATGATGCTTGCCCTGTTTGTGAAAATTATCAATTACAAATAAATAACGGTGAGCAAATGCGAATTAAAGAACTGGAGGTAGAGTAA
- a CDS encoding cold shock protein (beta-ribbon, CspA family) — MATGTIKWFNEAKGFGFISQDDGGADVFVHFSAIQGTGFKTLAEGQAVTYEVENGPKGPQATSVTAN, encoded by the coding sequence ATGGCTACAGGCACAATTAAATGGTTCAACGAAGCTAAAGGTTTTGGTTTTATTTCTCAAGATGACGGCGGTGCAGATGTATTCGTTCATTTCAGCGCAATTCAAGGTACAGGATTCAAAACTCTAGCTGAAGGCCAAGCAGTTACTTATGAAGTAGAAAACGGCCCTAAAGGCCCTCAAGCTACTAGCGTTACTGCTAACTAA
- a CDS encoding arsenate reductase, protein MYKLLFLCTGNSCRSILGEALINHLAPARFKAYSAGSSPTGIVNPNALIELSEQGINGQVFSSQSWHDFADIKIDMVISVCDNAAGEVCPVALQSALRAHWGLPDPAAVSSSEQAIKQAFTQTFHALERRVGQLLALPFERLSDLDKVSHVNAIGQLAD, encoded by the coding sequence ATGTATAAGTTACTTTTTTTATGTACTGGAAATTCCTGTCGCAGTATTTTGGGGGAAGCGTTAATTAATCACTTGGCACCAGCTCGGTTTAAAGCATATTCAGCAGGGAGTAGCCCAACAGGCATAGTCAACCCTAATGCATTAATAGAGCTTAGTGAGCAAGGCATTAACGGCCAAGTATTCAGTAGTCAGTCATGGCATGATTTTGCTGATATAAAGATTGATATGGTTATTTCGGTTTGTGACAATGCGGCAGGCGAGGTTTGTCCTGTTGCGTTGCAGTCAGCACTGCGGGCGCATTGGGGCTTACCTGATCCAGCAGCTGTATCAAGTTCAGAACAGGCAATCAAGCAGGCTTTTACGCAGACATTTCATGCGCTAGAGAGGAGGGTGGGGCAGTTGTTGGCGTTGCCTTTTGAGCGGCTTTCGGATTTGGATAAAGTGAGTCATGTTAATGCGATAGGGCAGCTAGCTGATTAG
- a CDS encoding periplasmic protein TonB: MSESVFQNSTPLSNNDTLLAAFFIAAIFHVVIILGVNFSKPDAVTNSKSIAITLVTKTARKAPKKAEFLAQNNQIGAGEKRDKPSPAAQVLPSSGASLKKPPQQKIVQQQSTRRQRVLTQKSAPEKIHLTEQAPKNTEKRRPKLSMDALRMQVAELGAKIRYQEPSSDQNRIKYVNSVSAHKYLAAQYITDWQRKVESTGNLNYPSVAKRAGFSSALTLDVGIKPDGSIYSLRIRKSSGYPALDQAAKRIVRLSAPFPRLPKALLQELDVLVITRTWKFSDETGLRTR; the protein is encoded by the coding sequence ATGTCTGAGTCTGTTTTTCAAAATTCAACGCCGTTATCTAATAATGATACTTTGCTGGCCGCTTTTTTTATTGCTGCGATATTCCATGTTGTTATTATCTTAGGGGTTAATTTTAGTAAGCCTGATGCAGTGACCAATAGTAAATCAATTGCAATTACTTTGGTGACGAAAACTGCTAGAAAAGCCCCTAAAAAGGCAGAGTTTTTAGCGCAAAATAATCAAATAGGTGCTGGAGAAAAGCGAGATAAGCCCAGTCCAGCAGCACAGGTATTGCCCAGTTCGGGAGCTAGTTTAAAAAAACCACCACAGCAAAAAATAGTTCAACAGCAAAGTACCCGACGTCAGCGGGTGTTAACACAAAAATCTGCGCCAGAAAAAATTCACTTAACTGAACAAGCTCCAAAAAATACCGAGAAAAGGCGACCTAAATTATCCATGGATGCATTGCGCATGCAAGTGGCTGAACTGGGTGCAAAAATTCGTTATCAAGAACCCAGTAGTGATCAAAATAGGATTAAATATGTCAACTCTGTGAGTGCACATAAATATTTGGCTGCGCAATATATTACCGATTGGCAGCGTAAAGTAGAGAGTACTGGTAATTTAAATTATCCTTCGGTGGCTAAGCGGGCGGGCTTTTCTTCTGCATTGACTTTGGATGTGGGAATTAAGCCTGATGGTAGTATTTATAGCCTACGAATTAGAAAGTCATCGGGCTACCCTGCATTAGACCAAGCTGCAAAGCGTATTGTACGTTTAAGTGCGCCATTTCCACGTTTACCTAAAGCACTGTTGCAAGAGCTTGATGTGCTGGTTATTACGAGGACGTGGAAATTTTCTGATGAAACGGGGCTGCGTACACGGTAA
- a CDS encoding glutathione synthase: MTLKLGMVMDSIQHININKDTSFAMLLEAQARDWEIYYMELGDLYLRAGKAYAKTRCIEVQRDPQSWYTVVSEQDIALQQLDCIIMRKEPPVDQEYIYATYILEHAESQGVYVVNKPQALRDANEKLFTANFPECCTDTLVTRCANKIRSFLQEHQDIILKPLDGMGGVSIFRLRHNDPNISVIIETITEHGTRHVMAQQYLPEIIDGDKRILLVNGEPIPYALARIPAQGETRGNLAAGGRAEGRPLTERDYWIANQVGPVLKAKGLVFVGIDVIGDYLTEINVTSPTCVQELDAQFGINICAQLMDHIEIMTQKVA; the protein is encoded by the coding sequence GTGACACTGAAACTTGGCATGGTGATGGATTCAATTCAGCATATTAATATTAACAAAGATACCAGTTTTGCGATGCTGTTAGAGGCGCAGGCGCGAGACTGGGAAATATATTATATGGAATTGGGGGATTTATATCTGCGTGCAGGAAAAGCCTATGCCAAAACTCGATGCATTGAAGTGCAGCGTGACCCGCAGAGTTGGTATACGGTCGTGAGTGAACAAGATATTGCTTTGCAGCAGTTAGACTGCATTATTATGCGCAAAGAGCCGCCTGTGGATCAGGAGTATATTTATGCAACTTATATTTTAGAGCATGCTGAGAGTCAGGGTGTTTACGTAGTGAATAAGCCGCAAGCGTTGCGTGATGCGAATGAAAAGTTATTTACCGCTAATTTTCCTGAGTGTTGCACGGATACATTGGTAACCCGTTGTGCTAATAAAATACGCAGTTTTTTACAAGAGCATCAGGATATTATTTTGAAGCCTTTAGATGGTATGGGAGGGGTTTCTATTTTTCGGTTGCGTCATAATGACCCAAATATAAGCGTTATCATTGAAACAATTACCGAGCACGGAACGCGTCATGTGATGGCGCAGCAGTATTTGCCAGAAATTATTGATGGTGATAAGCGTATTTTATTGGTTAATGGTGAGCCCATTCCGTATGCTTTAGCACGCATTCCTGCTCAAGGCGAAACGCGAGGTAATTTGGCGGCAGGTGGGCGAGCTGAAGGTCGCCCCTTAACAGAGCGGGATTATTGGATCGCCAATCAAGTAGGGCCAGTACTAAAAGCAAAAGGCCTGGTCTTTGTTGGTATTGATGTCATTGGTGATTATTTGACCGAAATTAATGTGACGAGCCCGACCTGTGTACAGGAACTTGATGCCCAGTTTGGCATTAACATTTGTGCGCAACTTATGGATCATATTGAAATAATGACGCAAAAAGTTGCGTAA
- a CDS encoding large subunit ribosomal protein L28: MSKICQVTGKRPITGNNVSHANNRTRRRFNPNLHHHKFWVESENRWIRLRLSAKGMRIIDKKGIDVVLADIRSRGEKV; this comes from the coding sequence ATGTCCAAAATTTGTCAAGTAACGGGTAAACGACCTATTACTGGAAACAATGTATCGCACGCGAACAATAGAACAAGAAGACGTTTTAATCCAAACTTGCACCACCATAAATTTTGGGTGGAAAGTGAGAACCGTTGGATACGTCTAAGATTATCTGCAAAAGGTATGCGTATTATTGATAAAAAAGGTATAGACGTTGTTTTAGCGGATATACGTAGTCGTGGCGAAAAAGTTTAA
- a CDS encoding large subunit ribosomal protein L33 gives MRDKIKLVSSEGTGHFYTTDKNKRTMPEKMEMKKYDPVVRKHVMYKEAKIK, from the coding sequence ATGCGTGACAAAATAAAATTAGTTTCATCTGAAGGTACAGGACATTTTTATACAACTGATAAAAATAAACGTACTATGCCTGAAAAAATGGAAATGAAAAAATACGATCCTGTGGTTCGTAAGCATGTGATGTACAAAGAAGCAAAAATCAAATAA